The nucleotide window CCGTAACCGACACAGCCGACTTTGCCAGCATTGCCCAGCAGTTTCACGGCGTAAATATGAAGCTGATGAAGGCCGGCGGCTACCTCAACGGCCTGCGGCTGCTGCAAAAGACCCGCGTCCACGGCCTTCAAACGATGCTGGGCTGCATGGTCGAAACCTCGTTGGGCATCTGGTCGGCCCTGCAGATCAGCCACCTGGCCGAGGTCTGCGACCTGGACGGCTTCCTCATTCTGCGCGACGAGCCGTTTGGGCTGGTGCGGGAAGCCGACGGGGTGCTCACGCCGCTGCCCGTGTGCTGGAAGTCGTTGCGGCCAGTGGTGAGTTAATGGGCAAACTTACAGGGTATTGAAAATGCTGGCGAAAAATAGAATGACACTAGCGCTGGGCTTGGCACTGGCGTCTTGCAGCGTACGAGAAGACGTGGTGTTTTCAGCCTTTGATGAGCTGCATTATCTCCAGCTGTACGAGAAAAACAACGAATTTGAAATTCTGCATAATGGTCTGAACACGGCCCAAGGCCGGTATCAGGTAAAAGGCGACACCATTCTGCTGAACTACCTGCCGGGGCAGTTCACGGTTAAAAGAAGCGAAGAGTTGGATGGAGCCAATGCCAAGCTGACCCGAATAGTAATTATTGACCGAAAGCAAAGCCACATCCGCTCGGCCGATAAGCACCCTTTCTGCGCCCAGATTACCGTCAATCGGCTTACTCGAGCAACGTCTATACAATAAGCAAAGCGCCACCCGTAGCAGGTGGCGCTTTGTCTGTATCCTTATAACGAAGTCAGTATTGGAAAGCTTACTTCACCTGCCGCAGCTGCTCATCCAGGGCCTTAATCTGCTGGTCGAGCTGGCTGGTGTCGGCGGGGCGCTGGGTGCCGGAGCTCAAAAGGCTGATTTTGTCGTTGAGAAGCTGGATTTTCTGGGCCATTAGGGTGAGGCGGTTGTTGAGGCTGGTCAGGCGCGTCTCCATGTCGGCAGTGGTCGGCGGGGAGTTGCGGTCCACGTACTGCTCGTACTGGGCGCCAGCCGGGGCGGTAGTGCCCCGGGCTGCGGCCGCGCTGCCGGGCGTGGCAAACACAATGTCGCCCTGCATGGTCACGTAGTCACCTTCCTTGAGCGTGGTTTTTTTGCCGCCGGGCAGCTCCACAATCCCGCTCTTATAGTTCACCTTTGTGCCATTGCTCAGCACCACGTTCTTGGTTAAGGGCTTGGTGCTCGAGCCCGAGCGCAGCACTACTTCGCCCTCGCGCATCAGAAACTGGTCGGTAGTATTGGCCGAAATGGCGCCGAGCACGGCGGGCTTGGGCTGAGCCGGGGCCTGGGCCAATGCACTGAGCGGGCTGGCCAGGGCCAACAATAGAAGGGCGGGGAGGAGATGACGATTCATGGCGCGGTGTTTGGTTAATACGCTGAGCTTACGGGTTTGCCGCAATTCAGTTTTTGCCGCATCCGGGCCCCCGAAAAATAAATTTGGTGAACTATGTTGCGACATTAAATGTATGTACATATATTTGCAACGTAATCCAGCCCGGCTGAATGCAGACCATGAGAATCGAAGACGAAATAAAGCAGCCCGTGTTTAAGGATGAGTACCAGAAAGGCCTGATCAATCTGGTATACACGGCCGGCTGGCTGCAGCAGCAGCAGCAGGCTTCCTTCCGCGAATTCGACATTACACTGCCCCAATTCAACATTCTGCGCATTCTGCGCGGTCAGCACCCCAAGCCGGCTACGGTCAACCTGCTCATTGAGCGCATGCTCGACAAAACCAGCAATGCTTCCCGCATCGTCGATAAGCTCGAAGCCAAGGCCCTGGTGACGCGCACCGTGTGCCCCAGCAACCGCCGGGCCGTGGATATCCGCATCACCGACAGCGGCCTGGAGCTGTTGCAGCGCATGGATGCCAGCGTGGATTTGCACCACGGCCTCAAGACCCTGACGTTGGAAGAAGCCCAGCAGCTC belongs to Hymenobacter cellulosilyticus and includes:
- a CDS encoding DUF6799 domain-containing protein translates to MNRHLLPALLLLALASPLSALAQAPAQPKPAVLGAISANTTDQFLMREGEVVLRSGSSTKPLTKNVVLSNGTKVNYKSGIVELPGGKKTTLKEGDYVTMQGDIVFATPGSAAAARGTTAPAGAQYEQYVDRNSPPTTADMETRLTSLNNRLTLMAQKIQLLNDKISLLSSGTQRPADTSQLDQQIKALDEQLRQVK
- a CDS encoding MarR family winged helix-turn-helix transcriptional regulator; translated protein: MQTMRIEDEIKQPVFKDEYQKGLINLVYTAGWLQQQQQASFREFDITLPQFNILRILRGQHPKPATVNLLIERMLDKTSNASRIVDKLEAKALVTRTVCPSNRRAVDIRITDSGLELLQRMDASVDLHHGLKTLTLEEAQQLNTILDKIRD